The following proteins are co-located in the Myxococcus fulvus genome:
- a CDS encoding collagenase encodes MRRPIMDGCRRHLFFTLCLALFTSEAVARPGGPAPAEPLFKRHGHEHAHQRIRPDERPPDVAPENLRRALSLPAVARPLVACDPAAIGAASGDRLVTRVKSAAPDCLQTLFDVGGAPARQLFSESKMVTIAQALTADARAYAGNNSAQTLQLILFLRAGYYAQDRNPDVVGTYGTALRDAIRPALDAFVANSHFQDVNDTHGAVLSEFVTLIDSAKQTASHLGTLQGLLDRFDDAALASESMRGATSNVFFVLYNSHGDDDFVAAVRRDASLLDALDSFVARNRHLLGTDDQHLTVNAARELARFLQHPGTLRDRTRARVRALLDNHSKTGPTAGVWVSAAQMAEHFDVANCSSYGICGFRQALVQDVLGTTYECAPTLRLRVQQMSNIDLAVTCIVLSIRSLDFHARLGTTYVPVAGDNNAVLEMAIFDSSLDYQTYAGPMFGISTNNGGIYLEGNPSAPGNQARAILYEAEWVRPSFQVWNLEHEYTHYLDGRFDMQGDFGASTIQPTIWWIEGLAEYITRPTNHPDAVATGTQKTFQLSQILRNDYNSSSERIYTWGYLAVRFMFDRHASQVGIFLGQFRAGDYAAYRQSLDLLGTSYDAEFHQWLTCIATALDPLLCRNLGG; translated from the coding sequence ATGCGCCGTCCCATCATGGATGGGTGTCGTCGTCATCTCTTCTTCACCCTCTGCCTCGCCCTCTTCACGTCGGAAGCGGTCGCCCGCCCCGGAGGCCCCGCACCAGCCGAGCCCCTCTTCAAGCGGCACGGACACGAGCACGCCCATCAGCGCATCCGGCCCGACGAGCGCCCGCCCGATGTCGCGCCCGAGAACCTGCGCCGGGCGCTCTCGCTGCCCGCCGTCGCCCGCCCCCTGGTCGCGTGCGACCCGGCGGCCATCGGCGCGGCCAGCGGCGACAGGCTCGTCACTCGGGTGAAGAGCGCCGCGCCGGACTGCCTCCAGACGCTGTTCGATGTCGGGGGCGCGCCCGCGCGGCAGCTGTTCTCCGAGAGCAAGATGGTCACCATCGCCCAGGCGCTCACCGCCGACGCGCGCGCCTATGCGGGGAACAACAGCGCGCAGACACTGCAGCTCATCCTGTTCCTACGGGCCGGGTATTACGCCCAGGACCGAAACCCGGACGTGGTGGGGACCTACGGCACGGCACTGCGGGACGCCATCCGCCCCGCCTTGGACGCCTTCGTCGCCAACAGCCACTTCCAGGACGTCAACGACACGCACGGCGCGGTGCTGTCCGAGTTCGTCACGCTCATCGACAGCGCGAAGCAGACCGCGTCGCACCTGGGGACGCTCCAGGGGCTGCTGGACCGCTTCGACGACGCCGCCCTGGCGTCCGAGTCCATGCGCGGCGCCACGAGCAACGTCTTCTTCGTCCTGTACAACAGCCACGGTGACGACGACTTCGTCGCGGCCGTGCGGCGGGACGCGTCCCTCCTCGACGCGCTGGACTCCTTCGTCGCGCGCAACCGGCACCTGCTCGGCACCGACGACCAACACCTCACCGTCAACGCCGCGCGCGAGCTGGCCCGCTTCCTCCAGCACCCCGGCACCCTCCGGGACCGGACGCGCGCCAGGGTGAGGGCGCTCCTCGACAACCACTCGAAGACAGGGCCCACGGCGGGCGTCTGGGTGAGCGCCGCGCAGATGGCGGAGCACTTCGACGTCGCGAACTGCTCGTCCTACGGCATCTGTGGCTTCCGTCAGGCGCTGGTGCAGGACGTGCTCGGTACGACCTACGAGTGCGCCCCGACGCTGCGCCTGCGCGTCCAACAGATGTCGAACATCGACCTGGCCGTGACTTGCATTGTTCTCAGCATCAGGAGCTTGGACTTCCATGCCAGGTTGGGGACGACCTACGTGCCGGTGGCGGGTGACAACAACGCCGTGCTGGAGATGGCCATCTTCGACAGCAGCCTGGACTACCAGACGTACGCCGGGCCGATGTTCGGCATCAGCACGAACAACGGCGGCATCTACCTCGAAGGCAACCCCTCGGCTCCGGGCAACCAGGCTCGCGCCATTCTCTACGAGGCGGAGTGGGTGCGGCCCAGCTTCCAGGTCTGGAACCTGGAGCACGAATACACGCACTACCTGGACGGCCGCTTCGACATGCAGGGCGACTTCGGCGCCAGCACCATCCAGCCCACCATCTGGTGGATTGAAGGACTGGCTGAATACATCACCCGGCCGACGAACCACCCGGACGCGGTGGCGACGGGCACCCAGAAGACCTTCCAGCTGAGCCAGATTCTGCGCAACGACTACAACAGCAGCTCGGAGCGCATCTACACCTGGGGATATCTCGCGGTGCGCTTCATGTTCGACCGGCACGCGAGCCAGGTGGGCATCTTCCTGGGACAGTTCCGCGCGGGTGACTACGCCGCGTATCGCCAGTCGCTCGACCTGCTGGGGACGTCGTATGACGCGGAGTTCCACCAGTGGCTGACCTGCATCGCCACCGCCCTCGACCCCCTCCTCTGCAGGAACCTCGGGGGCTGA
- a CDS encoding M9 family metallopeptidase, producing the protein MRSPLTDWCRSHIVIALCCIGVFAPGADARPGAPPPTGSAQRLHGLEHAHQKIQPDERSPDVAPEQLRQELAPPPPGRSLLAACDTAAFGSASGAALVTLVKGSTESCINTLFGVTGTLARQVFLENKMVTIANALTTSAQGYVGDNSAQTVQLILFLRAGYYVQFYSPDMVGAYGTSLTNAIRPALAAFVANSHFRDVNDAHGAVLREFVTLIDSAGESARHLDTFKGLLDRFNDTAVASWYMRAATNNIFVGLFRGHYDAAFIAAVRLDTSIIDALESFGLRTEHLLGTDNQYLTVNAARELARFLQYPGALQDKARPRVRALIADHQMTGPTAGVWVGSAEMADYYDGANCAYYGICDFRRTLEQAVLAVTYNCGATLRMRAQDMTSAQFSQSCSRLAAQETYFHDTLKTGRVPVAGDNNTALEMVIFDSSLDYQTYAGALFGIDTNNGGMYLEGDPSASGNQARFIAYEAEWVRPTFQIWNLEHEYVHYLDGRFDMKGDFGASVSQPTIWWIEGLAEYISKKSDNASAVAVGAGKAFQLSQILRNDYNSGTERVYTWGYLAVRFMFERHADQVGTFLGQFRAGSYAAYRQSLDTLGTANDSEFHEWLTCVATASDPSTCVNPGPGPGPGTGTPCTDSDVRGLGNGCYRGPLSATSGLQYFYLWVPNGARNLRFQMSGGTGNADLYVRASTWPSLTTYDHRPYLSGNDETVDIPSPPTGSYIYLMLNARTAYSGVKLEARFDTGP; encoded by the coding sequence ATGCGCAGTCCCCTCACGGATTGGTGTCGCAGTCACATCGTCATCGCGCTGTGTTGTATCGGAGTCTTCGCCCCAGGAGCGGATGCCCGCCCCGGGGCCCCCCCGCCGACCGGGTCCGCCCAGCGCCTGCACGGGCTGGAGCACGCCCATCAGAAAATCCAGCCTGACGAGCGCTCGCCGGACGTCGCGCCGGAGCAACTCCGTCAGGAGCTCGCGCCGCCTCCTCCCGGCCGTTCCTTGCTGGCCGCCTGTGACACGGCGGCCTTCGGCTCGGCCAGCGGCGCGGCGCTCGTCACCCTGGTGAAGGGCTCCACGGAGTCGTGCATCAACACGCTGTTCGGCGTCACGGGTACGCTGGCGCGGCAGGTGTTCCTCGAGAACAAGATGGTCACCATCGCCAACGCGCTCACCACCAGCGCGCAGGGCTACGTGGGGGACAACAGCGCGCAGACGGTGCAGCTCATCCTGTTCCTGCGAGCCGGGTACTACGTGCAGTTCTACAGCCCGGACATGGTGGGGGCGTACGGCACGTCGCTGACGAACGCCATCCGTCCGGCGCTGGCCGCGTTCGTTGCCAACAGCCACTTCCGGGACGTCAACGACGCGCACGGCGCGGTGCTGCGGGAGTTCGTGACGCTCATCGACAGCGCCGGGGAGAGCGCGCGACACCTCGACACGTTCAAGGGGCTGCTGGACCGGTTCAACGACACGGCCGTGGCGTCCTGGTACATGCGCGCCGCCACGAACAACATCTTCGTCGGCCTGTTCCGAGGACACTACGACGCGGCCTTCATCGCGGCCGTGCGGCTGGATACGTCCATCATCGACGCGCTGGAGTCCTTCGGCCTGCGCACCGAGCACCTGCTGGGCACCGACAACCAGTACCTCACGGTCAACGCCGCGCGGGAGCTGGCGCGCTTCCTCCAGTACCCGGGTGCGCTCCAGGACAAGGCGCGGCCCAGGGTGCGGGCGCTCATCGCCGACCACCAGATGACGGGGCCCACGGCGGGCGTCTGGGTGGGCTCGGCGGAGATGGCGGACTACTACGACGGCGCGAACTGCGCGTACTACGGCATCTGTGACTTCCGTCGGACGCTGGAGCAGGCGGTGTTGGCCGTGACGTACAACTGCGGCGCGACGTTGCGCATGCGCGCGCAGGACATGACGTCCGCGCAGTTCAGCCAGAGCTGCTCGCGGCTCGCCGCGCAGGAGACATACTTCCACGACACGCTGAAGACGGGGCGGGTGCCGGTGGCGGGTGACAACAACACCGCGCTGGAGATGGTCATCTTCGACAGCAGCCTGGACTACCAGACCTACGCGGGGGCGCTGTTCGGCATCGACACGAACAATGGCGGCATGTACCTGGAGGGCGACCCGTCGGCGTCGGGCAACCAGGCGCGCTTCATCGCCTATGAGGCGGAGTGGGTGCGGCCCACGTTCCAGATATGGAACCTGGAGCACGAGTACGTGCACTACCTGGATGGCCGCTTCGACATGAAGGGCGACTTCGGCGCCAGCGTGAGCCAGCCCACCATCTGGTGGATCGAGGGCCTGGCCGAGTACATCTCGAAGAAGAGCGACAACGCGAGCGCGGTGGCGGTGGGGGCCGGCAAGGCGTTCCAGCTCAGCCAGATTCTGCGCAACGACTACAACAGCGGCACGGAGCGCGTGTACACGTGGGGCTACCTGGCGGTGCGCTTCATGTTCGAGCGGCACGCGGACCAGGTGGGCACGTTCCTGGGACAGTTCCGGGCGGGGAGCTACGCCGCGTATCGCCAGTCGCTCGACACGCTGGGCACGGCGAACGATTCGGAGTTCCACGAGTGGTTGACGTGCGTGGCCACCGCGAGCGACCCGAGCACCTGTGTGAATCCGGGTCCGGGCCCTGGGCCTGGAACGGGGACACCGTGCACGGACTCCGACGTCCGGGGACTGGGCAACGGCTGCTACCGGGGGCCGCTGTCCGCGACGAGCGGCCTGCAGTACTTCTACCTGTGGGTGCCCAATGGCGCGCGCAACCTGCGCTTCCAGATGAGCGGCGGCACGGGCAACGCGGACCTCTACGTGCGCGCCTCGACGTGGCCCAGCCTCACGACGTACGACCACCGGCCCTATCTGTCAGGCAATGACGAGACGGTGGACATCCCGTCACCGCCGACCGGCAGCTACATCTATCTGATGCTCAACGCCCGCACGGCGTACTCGGGCGTGAAGCTGGAGGCCCGCTTCGACACGGGGCCGTGA